The Celeribacter baekdonensis genomic interval ATAAGCGTCCACAAACGGGCCTTTCCAGACAGAACGTGCCATATCTTAGCGACCCTTCTTCTTAGCGTGACGCGAGCGGATGATGAGCTTGCTGGACGCCTTATTCTTGTTGCGCGTTTTCGCGCCTTTGGTCGGTTTGCCCCATGGCGTCACCGGGTGACGACCACCAGAGGTCCGGCCTTCACCACCACCGTGCGGGTGGTCGATCGGGTTCATAACCACACCACGCACAGACGGGCGGATGCCCTTGTGGCGGTTGCGACCGGCTTTACCGAAGTTCTGGTTGGAGTTGTCAGGGTTCGACACGGCACCGACAGTGCACATGCATTCCTGACGGACCAAACGCAATTCGCCAGAAGACAGGCGGATCTGAGCGTAGCCACCGTCACGACCAACGAACTGAGCGTAAGTCCCAGCAGCACGCGCGATTTGACCGCCCTTGCCAGCTTTGAGCTCAACGTTGTGGACGATTGTCCCGATCGGGAGACCGGAGAACGGCATAGCGTTGCCCGGCTTCACGTCAGCCTTGGCAGAGGCGATGACTTTGTCGCCAACGGCCAGACGCTGCGGAGCCAGGATGTAAGCCTGTTCGCCGTCTTCATATTTGATAAGCGCGATAAACGCGGTGCGGTTCGGGTCATATTCGATCCGTTCCACAGTCGCTGCGACGTCAAACTTGTTCCGTTTGAAGTCGACGATACGATAGAGACGCTTTGCCCCGCCGCCTTTGCGGCGCATCGTGATCCGTCCGGTGTTGTTCCGACCGCCATTCTTGGTCAAACCCTCAGTGAGGGATTTGACCGGGCGGCCTTTCCAAAGCTCCGAACGGTCGATCAGAACCAACCCACGTTGGCCAGGCGTCGTCGGTTTATACGACTTGAGTGCCATAGTTTCTGTCTTCCGTCTAGCTGAGGCGGATCCAGTAACTGGTCCGCCTGATGTTTAGCCCCCCGAAGGTGGCCATGTTGTAGGCCCCTTCAACCGAATGAGAGGTGCCCGAATTCACAATACCAAGAGGCCTCAGAACGAATCCGAGGCCACGCGATGGGTGCGTTTAGCAAGGATGGATGGGGGTGTCTATAGGGGAGTGGGGTTTGCGATGAGGCAGATCAAACTTAAAAGTGGCAAATAACGCTCAAAATGCTTTGAGACATTCATCCACCACGAAACACGTTTGACACCCCAGAGACGCCATATCCAATAGTTTCGAGGTCTTTTTCCTCAAACTTGCGGAATGCGCCAATAAATAGCGCCACGGTTATTGCGGTGATTGAGGTAATCGGGGCGACTATCATAGCTACTGAAAAAGCCGCATTTGCAAAAATGAACGGACCTATAAAAACGTGATGAACCAAGTGGGTTATTAACCCACCCATAGCAACGATAACTAACACATCCGCAATCGATGCAATCCACTTGAGCCAGTATCGCTGTCCAATTTCTCTATGCGCAAGCCTCTTAAGTTTAGATTCCGCCTCCAGAAGCTCAAACTCCAACTCTTCTCTGCGCGCATTTTGTGGTGCACCTTCCGGATTTAGATCAGGATCCAAAGGTGGAATTACATCAGTCATGTGCAGCCTGCCTATTTGCTTCAGCACGCTTCACCTTGTAGTGCTGCTTAATGAGGTCATCGTGTATCAACGCATAATTACCCCCCGTTTTAGTAGCAATATCCCACGGGCCTCCCGGCACGTGCGTCAAGTTAGACAACTGGAATGCCGAAAGGCTTCCATAAATTGTATATACTTGCTCTAAAAGGCTCTCGTCTTCTGGTGTAATCTCCTGCGCCGGTGCGGACACAGGCCCAGACACCTTGATGCCTTGAGTTCTGAAAGCATTCTAAACTTCTGGTATGACTGGTCCATACTGCCAAGCCTCAATCCGATTTGAGAACAATGGTACTTCTTGCATTTCCAGATGCCAGCCATGGGCAATATATGTGAGTTTCAGAAGGGACATTATGGACAAAGTCCTTCCTTCACGCTGAGCGCGTACCACGAACCAGTTCGCAATTTGACGAGCGTCATAAGCCATATATTCGCCTCCTTACTCATCCTATATAGGAAATCTTGCAAGAATTGTGAATCCCTGTAAGTCTCAACGTCATAAAATCAGGGATTTCAAAAAAGCCCCCGGCTCTCACCGAGGGGCTTCTTCATTTCAACCTAGTCCTGAAAAATCAGAGACCGGTGGACACGTCGATCGAGTTGCCTTCTTCGAGTGTCACATAGGCTTTTTTGACGTCTTTGCGTTTGCCAAGCATCCCGCGGAAGCGTTTCGTCTTCCCTTTGGTGACGACGGTGTTGATGGCTTTCACCTTCACACCGAACAGCTCTTCAACGGCTTTTTTGATCTGCGGTTTGTTGGAGTCGATGGCGACTTCAAAAACAACAGCACCGTTTTCAGAAGCCATTGTGGCTTTCTCAGTGATGATCGGTTTACGGATCACGTCGTAAAGTGCAGCTTTCGTGGTCATTTGAGGCGAGCCTCCAGAGCTTCGACAGCCGACCGCGTGAGCACGAGCGTGTCACGTTTCAGGATGTCGTATACGTTTGCGCCCATCGTCGGGAGAATATCAACACCGGAAATGTTCGCAGCCGCAGCTTTGAAGTTGGCGTCAATCTCAGCACCGTCGATGATCAACACGCGCTTCCAGCCTTGCTCTTTGATCGCTTTGGCGAGGAACGCGGTCTTTGCTTCTGCGAGTTTCGCATCTTCAATGATCACGAGGTTGCCAGAGCCAGCCTTTGCAGACAGAGCATGCTTGAGCCCGAGTTTACGGAACTTTTTCGTCAGCTCGTGACCGTGCGAACGCGGTGTCGGGCCTTTGTAAATCCCACCTTTACGGAAGATCGGTGCCTTGCGGGAGCCGTGACGTGCGCCACCGGTGCCTTTTTGGCGATAGATCTTCTTGGTCGAGTAGGACACTTCCGAGCGGGTCTTTACCTTGTGAGTGCCGGCCTGCGCGTTGTTACGCTGCCAACGGACCACACGGTGCAGAATGTCGGCACGCGGCTCGAGACCAAACAGGGCCTCATCGAGATCCAAAGTGCCGGCGGAGCCGCCGTCGAGTTTGATCACATCAAGTTTCATGCTTCACCCCCTTCTACTGGTGCTTCTGCAGCAGGAGCTTCAGCGACCGGAGCTTGTGCGGATTTCAGAGCAGCCGGAAGCGGCGCGTTCTCAGGGAACGGCTTTTTCATGGCGTCTTTGACCGTAACCCAGCCACCTTTGGAGCCCGGAACGGCGCCTTTGACCATGATCAAGCCACGGTCAGCGTCGGTACGAACGACCTGAAGGTTTTGGGTGGTAACGCGGGCAGACCCCATGTGACCGGCCATTTTTTTGCCTTTAAAGACTTTGCCCGGATCCTGACACTGACCCGTGGAGCCGTGCGAACGGTGGGACACGGACACACCGTGCGACGCACGCAGACCGCCAAAGTTGTGGCGTTTCATCGCACCGGCAAAACCTTTACCGATGGATGTCCCGGACACGTCAACGAACTGACCTTCAAAGTAGTGCTCGGCAGAGATTTCTGCGCCGACTTCGATGAGGTTGGCTTCGTCCACGCGGAATTCCGCAACTTTACGCTTCGGCGCAACATTTGCAGCGGCGAAGTGACCGCGCATTGCTTGCGACGTGCGTTTTGCTTTTGCGTTGCCAGCACCGAGTTGAACAGCCGTGTAGCCGTCTTTCTCGTTGGTGCGCTGAGCCACAACTTGCAGGTTTTCGAGTTGAAGAACGGTCACAGGGATCTGCTTGCCGTCTTCCATGAACAAGCGGGTCATGCCCACTTTCTTCGCGATGATACCAGAGCGCAACATATCTAAGTGCCCTCCTTAAACTTTGATCTCGACGTCAACACCAGCGGCGAGGTCGAGCTTCATCAGCGCGTCAACGGTCTGGGGCGTCGGATCAACGATGTCGAGAAGACGCTTGTGCGTCCGGATCTCAAACTGATCGCGGGATTTTTTGTCGATGTGCGGACCACGGAGAACCGTGAACTTTTCGATCTTGTTCGGAAGCGGGATCGGGCCACGGACAGTCGCGCCGGTGCGCTTTGCCGTGTTGACGATTTCTTGGGTGCTGGAATCGAGCACACGGAAATCAAATGCCTTCAGCCGAATGCGAATATTTTGCGACTGCATAATATAGCCTTTCGCGGCTTAAAGTTGAGAGGTGGAAAACGCACCATTGCGCCGCCACGTCGAACTGAAAAGGGCGAGTCACGACTCACCCTCATCTTTCACACAAAGTGAATTGCTGCCCAATACAGGGGGATCAGGCCAGATCAATATCTAATCCCGAAAACCGCATGATTTATTGGGCTTCTTGTATCTTTGTCTTTGGAAAAAGGCCCCGCTTTTGCGAGGCCTTTCTATGCGATCAATCGCTTGCGTGACTTATGCGATCTTACTCAACGATCTTCGACACACCATATTCGTGTGCGTCTCGGGATCATTGCTTACTCAACGATCTTCGACACACCATATTCGTGCGTCTCGGGATCATTGCTTACTCAACGATCTTCGACACAACGCCGGAGCCAACCGTGCGGCCACCCTCACGGATAGCGAAGCGCAGGCCTTCTTCCATGGCGATCGGCGCGATCAGTTCAACGTTGAACTTCAAGTTGTCGCCCGGCATCACCATTTCGGTGCCTTCCGGCAAAACAACAGTCCCGGTCACGTCCGTCGTACGGAAGTAAAACTGCGGACGGTAGTTTGCGAAGAACGGCGTGTGACGGCCACCTTCTTCTTTGGTCAAAATATAGACCTCAGATTCAAACTTCGTGTGCGGTTTCACAGAACCCGGCTTACACAGAACCTGACCACGCTCAACGCCTTCACGATCCACACCACGCAAAAGCGCGCCGATGTTGTCGCCAGCTTCCCCGCGATCGAGCAGTTTGCGGAACATTTCAACGCCGGTACAGGTCGTGGTTTTCGTGTCACGGATCCCAACGATTTCAATGCTGTCGCCAACGTTGATCACGCCGCGTTCGATACGACCGGTCACAACAGTCCCGCGGCCAGAAATCGAGAACACGTCCTCGATCGGCATCAGGAAAGGCTCGTCCACTGCGCGCGGCGGCTGCGGAATGTAGGCATCAACTGCGGCCAGAAGCTCGCGGATTTTGTCTTCGCCGATGTTCGCATCGCGACCTTCGAGAGCGGCCAAAGCAGACCCCGCGATGATCGGAATATCGTCGCCCGGGTAATCGTAAGCCGACAAAAGCTCGCGGATTTCCATTTCGACGAGTTCCAAAAGCTCTTCGTCGTCAACCTGGTCCACTTTGTTCATGAACACGACCATGGCCGGGATACCAACCTGGCGACCCAAAAGGATGTGCTCGCGGGTCTGCGGCATCGGGCCATCAGCAGCGTTCACAACCAAGATCGCGCCATCCATCTGAGCCGCACCCGTGATCATGTTTTTCACATAGTCGGCGTGACCGGGGCAATCCACGTGCGCGTAGTGACGGTTTTCCGTCTCATACTCAACGTGTGCCGTGGAAATCGTGATCCCACGCGCTTTTTCTTCCGGTGCACCATCAATCTGATCGTAGGCTTTGAAGTCACCAAAATATTTGGTGATCGCTGCCGTCAGCGTCGTTTTACCGTGGTCAACGTGGCCAATCGTGCCGATGTTGCAGTGCGGTTTGGAACGCTCAAACTTTTCCTTAGCCATTATGGCCTCCTATTATTCGATATGGGGATCAAGCCACCCTAAAAGGTGAACCCGATCCCCGAAGTGAGTTAGGCGAATTTCGCCTGAATTTCTTCCGAGATGTTCGACGGCACAGCTTCGTAGTGATCGAACTGCATCGAGAACTGTGCGCGGCCCGAAGACATGGAACGCAGCGTGTTGATGTAGCCAAACATGTTGGCCAGCGGCACGAAGGAGTCGATGGCAATCGCGTTACCGCGAGTGTCCTGACCCTGAACCTGACCGCGACGTGAGGTCAGATCGCCGATGATCCCGCCGGTGTATTCTTCCGGGGTGATCACTTCGACTTTCATGATCGGTTCGAGCAATTTCGCACCGGCTTTGCGCATACCTTCGCGCATGCCCATACGAGCAGCGATTTCGAATGCCAGCACGGAGGAGTCAACATCGTGGAACTTACCGTCGATCAACGTCACTTTGAAGTCGATCACCGGGAAGCCTGCCAGAGGACCGGAGTCCATGACAGAACGAATGCCTTTTTCGACGCCGGGGATGTATTCCTTCGGCACCGCACCGCCAACGATCTTGGATTCAAAGGAGAACCCTTCGCCCGGCTGTGTCGGCGTGATGATGAGTTTGACCTCAGCGTACTGACCCGACCCACCAGACTGTTTCTTGTGGGTGTAGGTGTGCTCGACTTCGTGAGAAATCGTTTCACGATAGGCCACCTGCGGCGCACCAATGTTCGCTTCGACTTTGAACTCACGACGCAGACGATCCACGAGGATGTCGAGGTGAAGTTCGCCCATGCCTTTCATGATGGTTTGACCGGACTCGATGTCGGTCTCCACACGGAAGGAGGGATCTTCGGCGGCAAGGCGTGCCAGACCTGCGGACATTTTCTCTTGGTCGCCCTTGGTTTTGGGCTCAACTGCGATCTCGATCACCGGTTCCGGGAAGGTCATGGTTTCGAGAACGACCGGCTCAGAAGCAGAACACAGGGTATCCCCGGTGGTCGTGTCTTTGAGGCCAGCCAAAGCGATGATGTCGCCAGCAAAGGCTTCTTCGATCTCTTCACGGTTGTTCGAGTGCATCATCATCATACGACCGACGCGCTCTTTTTTGCCTTTGGTCGAGTTCAGAATGCCGTCACCTTTGTTCATCTTACCGGAGTAGATGCGGGTAAAGGTGAGCGTGCCCACGAACGGGTCGTTCATGATTTTGAACGCAAGACCGGAGAACGCCATGTTGTCATCGGCACGACGCGGGATGTCACGGGTTTCCGTTTCATCGCCGGGTTTAAAGCCCATGTAATCCACAACGTCGAGCGGGCTCGGCAAGTAGTCGATCACAGCGTTCAACAGCGGCTGAACACCTTTGTTTTTAAACGCGGATCCGCAGAGAACCGGAATAAACTTGATCGCCAGCGTGCCTTTGCGGATCAGGCTGCGAAGCGTGTCCACGTCGGGCTCAGCGCCGTCCATCAAGTAGTTTTCCATGGCATCGTCATCCATCTCGACAGCCGTCTCGATGAGATGCGCACGCCATTCGTCAGCCAGATCTTTCAAGCTGTCGCGGATGTCACGCTGTTCCCAGCTCGCACCAAGGTCTTCACCGGCCCAGACCCATTCTTTCATGGTCACGAGGTCGATCATACCTTCCAACTCGGTTTCAGCCCCAATCGGGATCTGAATCGGAGCCGGGACGGCGCCGGTGCGGTCTTTGATCATCTTCACACAGTTGAAGAAGTCAGCACCGATCTTGTCCATTTTGTTGACGAACACGATGCGCGGAACTTTGTAGCGGTCAGCCTGACGCCACACGGTTTCGGTCTGTGGTTCAACGCCAGCGTTGGCGTCAAGCACAGCAACAGCACCGTCAAGCACAGCCAGCGAACGTTCAACTTCGATGGTGAAGTCAACGTGGCCGGGCGTGTCGATGATGTTCATCCGAAACTTGGTGTCGGAGGTTGCATCAGCTGTCGGCTCTTCCTGACGCTGCCAGAACGTGGTGGTCGCAGCAGAGGTGATCGTGATGCCGCGTTCCTGCTCCTGCTCCATCCAGTCCATGGTGGCGGCACCATCGTGCACCTCACCAATGTTGTGGGATTTGCCGGTGTAGTAAAGGATACGCTCGGAACAGGTGGTTTTACCTGCGTCGATGTGCGCCATGATACCAAAATTGCGGTACCGTTCGAGGGGATATTCGCGTGCCATG includes:
- the rplB gene encoding 50S ribosomal protein L2 produces the protein MALKSYKPTTPGQRGLVLIDRSELWKGRPVKSLTEGLTKNGGRNNTGRITMRRKGGGAKRLYRIVDFKRNKFDVAATVERIEYDPNRTAFIALIKYEDGEQAYILAPQRLAVGDKVIASAKADVKPGNAMPFSGLPIGTIVHNVELKAGKGGQIARAAGTYAQFVGRDGGYAQIRLSSGELRLVRQECMCTVGAVSNPDNSNQNFGKAGRNRHKGIRPSVRGVVMNPIDHPHGGGEGRTSGGRHPVTPWGKPTKGAKTRNKNKASSKLIIRSRHAKKKGR
- a CDS encoding Panacea domain-containing protein, which codes for MAYDARQIANWFVVRAQREGRTLSIMSLLKLTYIAHGWHLEMQEVPLFSNRIEAWQYGPVIPEV
- a CDS encoding 50S ribosomal protein L23, which produces MTTKAALYDVIRKPIITEKATMASENGAVVFEVAIDSNKPQIKKAVEELFGVKVKAINTVVTKGKTKRFRGMLGKRKDVKKAYVTLEEGNSIDVSTGL
- the rplD gene encoding 50S ribosomal protein L4 gives rise to the protein MKLDVIKLDGGSAGTLDLDEALFGLEPRADILHRVVRWQRNNAQAGTHKVKTRSEVSYSTKKIYRQKGTGGARHGSRKAPIFRKGGIYKGPTPRSHGHELTKKFRKLGLKHALSAKAGSGNLVIIEDAKLAEAKTAFLAKAIKEQGWKRVLIIDGAEIDANFKAAAANISGVDILPTMGANVYDILKRDTLVLTRSAVEALEARLK
- the rplC gene encoding 50S ribosomal protein L3, with product MLRSGIIAKKVGMTRLFMEDGKQIPVTVLQLENLQVVAQRTNEKDGYTAVQLGAGNAKAKRTSQAMRGHFAAANVAPKRKVAEFRVDEANLIEVGAEISAEHYFEGQFVDVSGTSIGKGFAGAMKRHNFGGLRASHGVSVSHRSHGSTGQCQDPGKVFKGKKMAGHMGSARVTTQNLQVVRTDADRGLIMVKGAVPGSKGGWVTVKDAMKKPFPENAPLPAALKSAQAPVAEAPAAEAPVEGGEA
- the rpsJ gene encoding 30S ribosomal protein S10; protein product: MQSQNIRIRLKAFDFRVLDSSTQEIVNTAKRTGATVRGPIPLPNKIEKFTVLRGPHIDKKSRDQFEIRTHKRLLDIVDPTPQTVDALMKLDLAAGVDVEIKV
- the tuf gene encoding elongation factor Tu; amino-acid sequence: MAKEKFERSKPHCNIGTIGHVDHGKTTLTAAITKYFGDFKAYDQIDGAPEEKARGITISTAHVEYETENRHYAHVDCPGHADYVKNMITGAAQMDGAILVVNAADGPMPQTREHILLGRQVGIPAMVVFMNKVDQVDDEELLELVEMEIRELLSAYDYPGDDIPIIAGSALAALEGRDANIGEDKIRELLAAVDAYIPQPPRAVDEPFLMPIEDVFSISGRGTVVTGRIERGVINVGDSIEIVGIRDTKTTTCTGVEMFRKLLDRGEAGDNIGALLRGVDREGVERGQVLCKPGSVKPHTKFESEVYILTKEEGGRHTPFFANYRPQFYFRTTDVTGTVVLPEGTEMVMPGDNLKFNVELIAPIAMEEGLRFAIREGGRTVGSGVVSKIVE
- the fusA gene encoding elongation factor G; amino-acid sequence: MAREYPLERYRNFGIMAHIDAGKTTCSERILYYTGKSHNIGEVHDGAATMDWMEQEQERGITITSAATTTFWQRQEEPTADATSDTKFRMNIIDTPGHVDFTIEVERSLAVLDGAVAVLDANAGVEPQTETVWRQADRYKVPRIVFVNKMDKIGADFFNCVKMIKDRTGAVPAPIQIPIGAETELEGMIDLVTMKEWVWAGEDLGASWEQRDIRDSLKDLADEWRAHLIETAVEMDDDAMENYLMDGAEPDVDTLRSLIRKGTLAIKFIPVLCGSAFKNKGVQPLLNAVIDYLPSPLDVVDYMGFKPGDETETRDIPRRADDNMAFSGLAFKIMNDPFVGTLTFTRIYSGKMNKGDGILNSTKGKKERVGRMMMMHSNNREEIEEAFAGDIIALAGLKDTTTGDTLCSASEPVVLETMTFPEPVIEIAVEPKTKGDQEKMSAGLARLAAEDPSFRVETDIESGQTIMKGMGELHLDILVDRLRREFKVEANIGAPQVAYRETISHEVEHTYTHKKQSGGSGQYAEVKLIITPTQPGEGFSFESKIVGGAVPKEYIPGVEKGIRSVMDSGPLAGFPVIDFKVTLIDGKFHDVDSSVLAFEIAARMGMREGMRKAGAKLLEPIMKVEVITPEEYTGGIIGDLTSRRGQVQGQDTRGNAIAIDSFVPLANMFGYINTLRSMSSGRAQFSMQFDHYEAVPSNISEEIQAKFA